Proteins from a single region of Pyrus communis chromosome 6, drPyrComm1.1, whole genome shotgun sequence:
- the LOC137736945 gene encoding DNA-directed RNA polymerase 1B, mitochondrial-like — protein sequence MWRNFAKKVASRKANLSSQFHLGSATSSSVKFYQESSFLEKTRHFEARNCPNNGFLVMGYRQIGDKASQKDELGRCSLMNPSYSHAVSRFCSYARGYASAAEAIASTDGEEDSSGSEEIQELLDDLIRENNKVESHFKQTKKVVGGMGVGKYNLLRKRQIKLETEAWEEAANEYQELLVDMCEQKLAPNLPYIKSLFLGWFEPLRNAIAEDQEACRQPNSRVSHAPYFDHLPADKMAVITMHKLMGLLMTNNGGVGSVRVVQAACAIGEAIENEVRIHRFLEKTKKKKNLTDKKPEDESDPVAIEQEKLMISEQEKLTKEKERLRKKVNKLIKKQKMKQVREIVKEQEDLKPWGQEAHVKVGCRLIQLLMDTAYIQPPVDQSGDGSLNIRPAFVHVLKTITKDTQKTSRRYGVIQSDPLVRKGMEKTARHMVIPYMPMLVPPINWTGYDRGAYLFLPSYVMRTHGAKQQRQVVKRTPRTQLEPVFEALDTLGSTKWRVNKRVLGVIDRIWANGGRLADLVDCEDVPLPEEPDTEDETEIKKWKWKVKDAKKENSERHSQRCDIELKLAVSRKMKDEEGFYYPHNLDFRGRAYPMHPYLNHLGSDMCRSILEFSEGRRLGKLGLRWLKIHLANLYAGGVDKLSFDGRVAFTENHVDEIFDSADRPLEGRRWWLGAEDPFQCLAACINLAEALRSPSPETTVSYMPVHQDGSCNGLQHYAALGRDRLGAAAVNLVGGEKPADVYSGIAARVLDIMRSDAEKDPATNPNALHARLLVNQVDRKLVKQTVMTSVYGVTYVGARDQIKRRLKERGNITDDSALFAAACYAARTTLTALGEMFEAARSIMSWLGECAKVIASENHPVQWTTPLGLPVVQPYRQLGRHLIKTSLQVLTLQRETDRVMVKRQRTAFPPNFVHSLDGSHMMMTAVACKKAGLNFAGVHDSYWTHACDVDEMNRILREKFVELYKAPILENLLESFQESFPNLTFPPLPDRGDFDLRDVLESPYFFN from the exons ATGTGGAGAAACTTCGCCAAAAAGGTTGCTTCCAGAAAGGCAAATCTTTCCTCACAGTTTCATTTGGGTTCTGCTACTTCTTCTTCGGTGAAATTTTATCAAGAATCGAGCTTTCTCGAGAAAACCAGGCATTTCGAGGCCCGGAACTGCCCAAACAATGGGTTTTTGGTGATGGGTTATCGACAAATTGGCGATAAAGCTTCCCAGAAGGACGAATTGGGTAGATGCAGTTTGATGAATCCGAGTTACTCTCATGCCGTTTCTCGGTTTTGTAGCTATGCCAGAGGCTATGCCAGTGCCGCCGAGGCCATTGCTTCGACAGATGGGGAGGAAGACTCGTCAGGGTCTGAAGAAATTCAGGAATTGTTGGATGATTTGATCAGAGAGAACAACAAGGTGGAGTCCCATTTCAAGCAGACGAAGAAAGTGGTGGGTGGTATGGGAGTAGGGAAGTACAATCTCCTCCGGAAGAGGCAAATAAAGCTGGAGACTGAGGCGTGGGAGGAGGCGGCCAATGAGTACCAAGAGCTTTTAGTGGACATGTGTGAGCAGAAGCTTGCACCCAATTTGCCATACATTAAGTCATTGTTTCTTGGCTGGTTTGAGCCTTTACGAAACGCCATTGCAGAGGACCAAGAGGCCTGCAGACAGCCGAACAGTAGAGTGAGTCATGCTCCGTATTTTGATCACTTGCCAGCTGATAAGATGGCGGTCATCACAATGCACAAGTTGATGGGGCTGTTGATGACAAATAATGGCGGAGTAGGGAGTGTCAGGGTAGTCCAAGCTGCTTGTGCGATAGGTGAAGCCATTGAGAATGAG GTTAGGATACACAGGTTTTtggagaagacaaagaagaagaagaaccttaCTGATAAGAAGCCTGAAGATGAATCTGATCCTGTGGCCATTGAACAAGAGAAACTAATGATCAGCGAGCAAGAGAAATTGaccaaagaaaaagagagactTAGGAAAAAGGTTAACAAACTgataaaaaaacagaaaatgaagcAAGTAAGGGAGATTGTGAAGGAACAAGAAGACTTGAAGCCATGGGGTCAGGAAGCCCATGTTAAG GTTGGCTGTCGATTGATACAGTTGTTGATGGACACAGCTTATATACAACCTCCGGTTGATCAATCAGGAGATGGTTCACTCAATATACGCCCTGCATTTGTACATGTTCTTAAGACTATCACTAAAGACACACA GAAGACTAGTAGGAGATATGGTGTGATACAATCCGACCCATTAGTTCGCAAAGGCATGGAGAAAACT GCAAGGCACATGGTCATTCCTTATATGCCTATGTTGGTACCCCCTATCAACTGGACAGG GTACGACAGAGGTGCATATTTATTCTTACCATCCTATGTTATGCGAACTCATGGAGCAAAACAACAACGCCAAGTTGTTAAAAGGACACCTAGGACGCAATTAGAACCTGTTTTTGAG GCCCTGGATACTCTTGGAAGTACCAAATGGAGGGTGAACAAACGGGTTCTTGGTGTAATAGATAGGATATGGGCTAACGGAGGCCGTCTTGCTGACTTGGTTGACTGTGAAGAT GTTCCATTGCCTGAAGAACCGGACACAGAGGATGagacagaaataaaaaaatggaagtGGAAAGTTAAAGATGCAAAGAAGGAAAATAGTGAGAGACACTCACAGCGGTGTGATATAGAACTCAAGCTTGCT GTATCTCGAAAAATGAAGGATGAGGAAGGCTTCTACTACCCGCACAACCTCGATTTCCGTGGTCGTGCTTACCCCATGCACCCATATCTAAACCATCTTGGTTCCGATATGTGCCGAAGCATCTTGGAGTTTTCAGAGGGACGGCGTCTTGGAAAGTTAGGCTTACGGTGGTTGAAGATACATTTGGCAAATTTATATGCTGGTGGTGTGGACAAACTCTCCTTTGATGGACGAGTAGCATTTACTGAGAATCATGTTGACGAAATTTTTGATTCAGCAGACAGACCTCTTGAAGGGAGGCGCTGGTGGTTGGGTGCAGAGGATCCTTTCCAATGCTTGGCAGCATGCATTAATCTCGCTGAAGCATTGAGAAGCCCCTCTCCGGAGACTACTGTTTCATATATGCCCGTCCACCAG GATGGTTCATGTAACGGTTTACAACATTATGCTGCTCTTGGAAGGGACAGG ctCGGAGCTGCTGCTGTTAATCTTGTGGGGGGAGAAAAACCTGCAGATGTTTACTCAGGAATTGCTGCCAG GGTACTCGATATAATGCGGAGCGATGCAGAGAAGGATCCTGCCACTAATCCAAATGCATTGCATGCTAGGCTTTTAGTCAATCAG GTGGATCGTAAATTGGTGAAGCAGACAGTTATGACTTCTGTATATGGCGTTACTTATGTTGGTGCACGTGATCAAATTAAGAGGAGATTAAAAGAGCGTGGTAACATAACTGATGACTCAGCGCTGTTTGCTGCAGCTTGCTATGCTGCAAGG ACCACCTTGACTGCACTAGGAGAGATGTTTGAAGCTGCAAGAAGTATTATGAGCTGGCTCGGTGAATGTGCAAAG GTGATAGCTTCGGAGAATCATCCAGTTCAGTGGACCACTCCCCTTGGACTTCCCGTTGTACAACCCTACCGACAATTAGGAAGGCATCTT ATTAAGACTTCCCTTCAGGTGTTGACGTTACAAAGAGAAACTGACAGGGTCATGGTTAAACGGCAGAGGACAGCCTTTCCCCCAAATTTTGTTCACTCCCTTGACGGTTCCCACATGATGATGACTGCTGTTGCCTGCAAGAAAGCAGGCTTAAATTTTGCAG GAGTGCACGATTCATATTGGACACATGCATGTGACGTTGACGAAATGAATAGGATACTAAGGGAGAAGTTTGTTGAACTCTACAAGGCACCGATACTGGAGAAT TTGTTGGAGAGTTTTCAAGAGTCTTTCCCCAACTTGACTTTTCCGCCATTACCAGATCGTGGAGACTTCGATCTCAGAGACGTTCTCGAATCTCCCTATTTCTTCAACTAG
- the LOC137735921 gene encoding putative U-box domain-containing protein 42: MAIMVLKTAENCPENAMEILQSISKSVCLAKDLVGRCQIGVQPFSVAELRVIIAELEEVVKDIGECLSMIPPFTFGDQEYAEVAVRSLSNEMQSARFRTQVSQINELNTKMWSLEEQLKEEPTATEMDFYSLNFEISTENPHVLDTPQLVEILKSASWVSKRNDVNMSGSITTLPQVGEYMEPLYESFFCPLTKKIMDDPVTIRSGVTYERKAIVEWFEKFNGSEEIFCPTTGQKLASKDFNSNKALKSTIAEWKDRNEAERIKVARAALSLASSEHMVLEAVKDVHSICQRNPYNKIQVRSVGILPLLVQCLEYEDKDVICAVLELLQQLAEDDNNSKEEIVQTINISTTIKMLSSTHQSIRHASLMFLLELSRSQSFCEKIGSVTGAIFMLVTIKYRRYTDVFASEKAEEILSNLEHFPNNIKQMAENGLMEPLLKNINEGCEEMKIEMASYLGETVVGQDQKTYVAEKASPALIEMVRNGNTMARRAAFKALGQLSLYHPNGKILQEAGIIQVMVEEMFIRKIQNEPMDSTSEAAAILANIFESGLELENLPANSHGHTLTSDYVVCNIIYTLNNATTDELSNNLIRILLLIAEIPRSAATIVSTVKETEASYTLIELINNPHEKLHIAAIKLLTVLSPHMGHLLSERLCKTRGQPENLIHKPTETTLISEKHAVSAKFLAQLPHDNLTLNLALLYNNTVPTILQAISQIQGDVTSSRFESAYLEGLVGILVRFTTTLYEPQILFLARTHNFTSVFTELLMKTSSDEVQRLSAIGLENLSTESIKLSKPPQIKKSKSLYLPKYLPCGSPRRRKTPLCPVHRGVCSSQNSFCIVDAKVVERLLVCLGHENAEVVEAALSAICTLLDDKVDVEKSVIMLREANAVQHVLNVVKEHRKEGLWQKSLWVIEKFLNKGGDSKSASDISNDRVLPAVLVSAFHHGAGETRQIAEKILKHLNKMPDLCASSRTM, from the exons ATGGCGATTATGGTGTTGAAGACGGCTGAAAACTGCCCAGAAAATGCAATGGAAATTCTGCAGTCGATATCCAAGAGTGTTTGTTTGGCCAAAGATCTTGTGGGGAGATGCCAAATAGGTGTCCAACCATTTTCAGTTGCTGAACTCAGGGTTATTATAGCAGAGCTGGAGGAGGTCGTTAAAGACATAGGAGAATGCTTGAGCATGATACCGCCATTTACATTTGGAGACCAAGAATACGCAGAAGTTGCAGTTCGGTCCCTTTCAAATGAGATGCAGAGTGCTCGCTTTAGAACTCAAGTGTCTCAGATCAATGAGCTCAATACAAAGATGTGGTCCTTGGAGGAGCAACTAAAGGAAGAACCAACAGCGACAGAAATGGATTTCTACTccttaaattttgagatttccACAGAGAATCCTCACGTTTTGGATACACCTCAACTGGTTGAAATCCTTAAAAGCGCGAGTTGGGTAAGCAAAAGAAATGATGTGAACATGAGTGGATCTATAACGACATTGCCACAGGTGGGTGAATACATGGAGCCTCTGTATGAGAGTTTTTTCTGCCCACTGACAAAGAAGATCATGGATGACCCAGTAACCATAAGAAGCGGAGTGACATACGAGAGGAAAGCAATTGTTGAGTGGTTCGAGAAGTTCAATGGCTCTGAAGAAATCTTCTGCCCAACCACTGGCCAGAAGTTGGCAAGTAAAGATTTCAATTCCAATAAAGCTCTAAAATCCACAATAGCGGAGTGGAAGGACAGGAACGAAGCAGAGAGGATTAAGGTTGCCCGAGCAGCATTGTCCTTGGCTAGTTCAGAGCATATGGTGCTTGAAGCAGTAAAAGATGTGCACAGTATCTGCCAAAGGAACCCATACAATAAGATACAAGTTCGTAGTGTTGGAATATTGCCCTTGCTTGTTCAGTGCCTGGAGTACGAAGACAAAGATGTTATATGTGCAGTGCTCGAACTTTTGCAGCAACTGGCGGAAGATGATAACAACAGCAAG GAAGAGATTGTGCAAACGATAAATATTTCAACTACAATCAAAATGCTTTCTAGTACTCACCAGTCCATAAGGCATGCATCATTGATGTTCTTACTTGAGCTTTCGAGATCACAATCATTCTGTGAGAAAATCGGATCAGTTACTGGAGCAATCTTTATGCTGGTCACAATTAAATACAGAAGGTATACCGATGTCTTTGCTTCGGAAAAAGCAGAAGAAATCTTGAGTAATTTAGAGCATTTTCCAAATAACATCAAACAAATGGCAGAAAATGGACTCATGGAACCCCTCCTAAAGAATATTAATGAAG GTTGTGAAGAGATGAAGATAGAGATGGCAAGTTACCTCGGGGAAACTGTTGTTGGACAAGACCAAAAAACATACGTTGCTGAGAAGGCCTCTCCTGCTCTCATCGAAATGGTACGTAACGGAAATACAATGGCCAGAAGGGCAGCATTCAAAGCTCTGGGGCAACTCTCATTGTACCACCCTAATGGAAAAATACTTCAAGAAGCTGGAATTATACAAGTCATGGTTGAAGAGATGTTCATTCGGAAAATTCAAAACGAACCAATGGACTCAACAAGTGAAGCAGCTGCAATCCTTGCAAACATATTTGAGTCCGGGCTTGAGCTTGAGAACCTCCCCGCTAATTCTCATGGTCACACTTTGACTTCTGACTATGTTGTGTGCAACATCATCTACACGCTCAACAACGCAACCACAGATGAACTAAGTAACAACCTTATTAGAATTCTTCTGTTGATTGCCGAGATCCCCAGATCAGCAGCGACCATTGTCTCGACGGTAAAAGAGACTGAAGCAAGCTACACGCTCATTGAACTCATCAACAACCCACACGAAAAACTTCACATCGCAGCGATCAAGCTACTGACTGTTCTTTCACCCCATATGGGCCACCTACTATCAGAAAGACTCTGCAAAACCAGAGGCCAGCCTGAGAACCTTATCCATAAACCAACTGAAACAACCCTCATCTCCGAGAAGCATGCAGTTTCAGCAAAATTTCTAGCGCAACTTCCCCACGACAACCTGACACTAAACCTAGCTCTTCTATACAATAACACAGTGCCTACAATCCTGCAAGCTATCAGTCAAATACAAGGAGATGTCACATCAAGCAGGTTCGAAAGCGCGTACTTAGAAGGCCTAGTGGGAATTCTAGTCAGATTCACAACAACGCTATACGAACCCCAAATACTGTTTCTAGCAAGAACCCACAACTTCACTTCAGTATTCACAGAGCTGCTCATGAAAACATCAAGTGATGAAGTTCAGAGGTTATCAGCAATCGGGTTGGAGAATCTTTCCACAGAGTCAATAAAACTATCAAAACCGCCACAAATCAAGAAAAGCAAGTCCTTGTACCTGCCCAAGTACCTACCTTGTGGATCACCGAGGAGGAGGAAAACACCGCTGTGCCCGGTTCACAGAGGGGTATGTTCTTCACAAAACTCATTCTGCATAGTTGATGCGAAGGTGGTTGAGAGGCTGTTAGTGTGTTTGGGGCATGAGAATGCAGAAGTTGTCGAAGCTGCATTGTCTGCAATATGTACATTGTTGGATGACAAAGTTGATGTCGAAAAGAGTGTGATCATGCTGAGGGAGGCTAATGCTGTGCAGCATGTTTTGAATGTGGTGAAAGAGCACAGGAAAGAGGGGCTGTGGCAGAAGTCGCTTTGGGTGATTGAGAAGTTTTTGAATAAAGGCGGGGATAGTAAGTCGGCTTCGGACATATCAAACGACAGGGTTTTGCCTGCTGTACTGGTGAGTGCTTTCCATCATGGAGCTGGAGAAACCAGGCAGATCGCTGAGAAAATTTTAAAGCATTTGAATAAGATGCCCGATCTCTGTGCTTCCAGCCGTACCATGTAA